The Pan troglodytes isolate AG18354 chromosome 1, NHGRI_mPanTro3-v2.0_pri, whole genome shotgun sequence genome includes a region encoding these proteins:
- the MAP3K6 gene encoding mitogen-activated protein kinase kinase kinase 6 isoform X6, translating to MAGPCPRSGAERAGSCWQDPLAVALSRGRQLAAPPGRGCARSRPLSVVYVLTREPQPGLEPREGTEAEPLPLRCLREACAQVPRPRPPPQLRSLPFGTLELGDTAALDAFYNADVVVLEVSSSLVQPSLFYHLGVRESFSMTNNVLLCSQADLPDLQALREDVFQKNSDCVGSYTLIPYVVTATGRVLCGDAGLLRGLADGLVQAGVGTEALLTPLVGRLARLLEATPTDSCGYFRETIRRDIRQARERFSGPQLRQELARLQRRLDSVELLSPDIIMNLLLSYRDVQVLVLEMNKVLLPAKLEVRGTDPVSTVTLSLLEPETQDIPSSWTFPVASICGVSASKRDERCCFLYALPPAQDVQLCFPSVGHCQWFCGLIQAWVTNPDSTAPAEEAEGVGEMLEFDYEYTETGERLVLGKGTYGVVYAGRDRHTRVRIAIKEIPERDSRFSQPLHEEIALHRRLRHKNIVRYLGSASQGGYLKIFMEEVPGGSLSSLLRSVWGPLKDNESTISFYTRQILQGLGYLHDNHIVHRDIKGDNVLINTFSGLLKISDFGTSKRLAGITPCTETFTGTLQYMAPEIIDQGPRGYGKAADIWSLGCTVIEMATGRPPFHELGSPQAAMFQVGMYKVHPPMPSSLSAEAQAFLLRTFEPDPRLRASAQTLLGDPFLQPGKRSRSPSSPRHAPRPSDAPSASPTPSANSTTQSQTFPCPQAPSQHPPSPPKRCLSYGGTSQLRVPEEPAAEEPASPEESSGLSLLHQESKRRAMLAAVLEQELPALAENLHQEQEQEQGARLGRNHVEELLRCLGAHIHTPNRRQLAQELRALQGRLRAQGLGPALLHRPLFAFPDAVKQILRKRQIRPHWMFVLDSLLSRAVRAALAVLGPEVEKEAVSPRSEELSKEGDSQQSPGQQSPLPVEPEQGPAPLMVQLSLLRAETDRLREILAGKEREYQALVQRALQRLNEEARTYALAPEPPTALSTDQGLVQWLQELNVDSGTIQMLLNHSFTLHTLLTYATRDDLIYTRIRGGMVCRIWRAILAQRAGSTPVTPGP from the exons ATGGCGGGGCCGTGTCCCCGGTCCGGGGCGGAGCGCGCCGGCAGCTGCTGGCAGGACCCGCTGGCCGTGGCGCTGAGCCGGGGCCGGCAGCTCGCGGCGCCCCCGGGCCGGGGCTGCGCGCGGAGCCGGCCGCTCAGCGTGGTCTACGTGCTGACCCGGGAGCCGCAGCCCGGGCTCGAGCCTCGGGAGGGAACCGAGGCGGAGCCGCTGCCCCTGCGCTGCCTGCGCGAGGCTTGCGCGCAGGTCCCCCGGCCGCGGCCGCCCCCGCAGCTGCGCAGCCTGCCCTTCGGGACGCTGGAGCTAGGCGACACCGCGGCTCTGGATGCCTTCTACAACGCGG ATGTGGTGGTGCTGGAGGTGAGCAGCTCGCTGGTACAGCCCTCCCTGTTCTACCACCTTGGTGTGCGTGAGAGCTTCAGCATGACCAACAACGTGCTCCTCTGCTCCCAGGCCGACCTCCCTGACCTGCAGGCCCTGCGG GAGGATGTTTTCCAGAAGAACTCG GATTGCGTTGGCAGCTACACACTGATCCCCTATGTGGTGACGGCCACTGGTCGGGTGCTGTGTGGTGATGCAGGCCTTCTGCGGGGCCTGGCTGATGGGCTGGTACAGGCTGGAGTAGGGACCGAGGCCCTGCTCACTCCCCTGGTGGGCCGGCTTGCCCGCCTGCTGGAGGCCACACCCACAGACTCTTG TGGCTATTTCCGGGAGACCATTCGGCGGGACATCCGGCAGGCGCGGGAGCGGTTCAGTGGGCCACAGCTGCGGCAGGAGCTGGCTCGCCTGCAGCGGAGACTGGACAGCGTGGAGCTGCTGAGCCCCGACATCATCATGAACTTGCTGCTCTCCTACCGCGATGTGCAG GTGCTGGTCCTGGAGATGAACAAGGTGCTGCTGCCTGCAAAGCTTGAGGTTCGGGGTACTGACCCAGTAAGCACAGTGACCCTGAGCCTGCTGGAGCCTGAGACCCAG GACATTCCCTCCAGCTGGACCTTCCCAGTCGCCTCCATATGCGGAGTCAG CGCCTCAAAGCGCGACGAGCGCTGCTGCTTCCTCTATGCACTCCCCCCGGCTCAGGACGTCCAGCTGTGCTTCCCCAGCGTAGGGCACTGCCAGTG GTTCTGCGGCCTGATCCAGGCCTGGGTGACGAACCCGGATTCCACGGCGCCCGCGGAGGAGGCGGAGGGCGTGGGGGAGATGTTGGAG TTTGATTATGAGTACACGGAGACGGGCGAGCGGCTGGTGCTGGGCAAGGGCACGTATGGGGTGGTGTACGCGGGCCGCGATCGCCACACGAGGGTGCGCATCGCCATCAAGGAGATCCCGGAGCGGGACAGCAG GTTCTCTCAGCCCCTGCATGAAGAGATCGCTCTTCACAGACGCCTGCGCCACAAGAACATAGTGCGCTATCTGGGCTCAGCTAGCCAGGGCGGCTACCTTAAGATCTTCATGGAGGAAGTGCCTGGAG GCAGCCTGTCCTCCTTGCTGCGGTCGGTGTGGGGACCCCTGAAGGACAACGAGAGCACCATCAGTTTCTACACCCGCCAGATCCTGCAGGGACTTGGCTACTTGCACGACAACCACATCGTGCACAGGGACATCAAA GGGGACAATGTGCTGATCAACACCTTCAGTGGGCTGCTCAAGATTTCTGACTTCGGCACCTCCAAGCGGCTGGCAGGCATCACACCTTGCACTGAGACCTTCACAG GAACTCTGCAGTATATGGCCCCAGAAATCATTGACCAGGGCCCACGTGGGTATGGGAAAGCAGCTGACATCTGGTCACTGGGCTGCACTGTCATTGAGATGGCCACAGGTCGCCCCCCCTTCCACGAGCTAGGGAGCCCACAGGCTGCCATGTTTCAG GTGGGTATGTACAAGGTCCATCCGCCAATGCCCAGCTCTCTGTCGGCCGAGGCCCAAGCCTTTCTCCTCCGAACTTTTGAGCCAGACCCCCGCCTCCGAGCCAGCGCCCAGACACTGCTGGGGGACCCCTTCCTGCAGCCTGGGAAAAGGAGCCGCAGCCCCAGCTCCCCACGACATGCTCCACGGCCCTCAG ATGCCCCTTCCGCCAGTCCCACTCCTTCAGCCAACTCAACCACCCAGTCTCAGACATTCCCGTGCCCTCAGGCACCCTCTCAGCACCCACCCAGCCCCCCGAAGCGCTGCCTCAGTTATGGGGGCACCAGCCAGCTCCG GGTGCCCGAGGAGCCTGCGGCCGAGGAGCCTGCGTCTCCGGAGGAGAGTTCGGGGCTGAGCCTGCTGCACCAGGAGAGCAAGCGTCGGGCCATGCTGGCCGCAGTATTGGAGCAGGAGCTGCCAGCGCTGGCGGAGAATCTGCaccaggagcaggagcaagagcag gGGGCCCGTCTGGGCAGAAACCATGTGGAAGAGCTGCTGCGCTGCCTCGGGGCACACATCCACACTCCCAACCGCCGGCAGCTGGCCCAGGAGCTGCGGGCGCTGCAAGGACGGCTGAGGGCCCAGGGCCTTGGGCCTGCGCTTCTGCACAGACCGCTGTTTGCCTTCCCGGATGCG GTGAAGCAGATCCTCCGCAAGCGCCAGATCCGTCCACACTGGATGTTCGTTCTGGACTCACTGCTCAGCCGTGCTGTGCGGGCAGCCCTGGCTGTGCTAGGACCGG AGGTGGAGAAGGAGGCGGTCTCACCGAGGTCAGAGGAGCTGAGTAAAGAAGGGGACTCCCAGCAGAGCCCAGGCCAGCAGAGCCCGCTTCCGGTGGAGCCCGAGCAGGGCCCCGCTCCTCTGATGGTGCAGCTGAGCCTCTTGAGGGCAGAGACTGATCG GCTGCGCGAAATCCTGGCGGGGAAGGAACGGGAGTACCAGGCCCTGGTGCAGCGGGCTCTACAGCGGCTGAATGAGGAAGCCCGGACCTATGCCCTGGCCCCAGAGCCTCCAA CTGCTCTTTCAACGGAccagggcctggtgcagtggctacAGGAACTGAATGTGGATTCAGGCACCATCCAAATG
- the MAP3K6 gene encoding mitogen-activated protein kinase kinase kinase 6 isoform X1, whose translation MAGPCPRSGAERAGSCWQDPLAVALSRGRQLAAPPGRGCARSRPLSVVYVLTREPQPGLEPREGTEAEPLPLRCLREACAQVPRPRPPPQLRSLPFGTLELGDTAALDAFYNADVVVLEVSSSLVQPSLFYHLGVRESFSMTNNVLLCSQADLPDLQALREDVFQKNSDCVGSYTLIPYVVTATGRVLCGDAGLLRGLADGLVQAGVGTEALLTPLVGRLARLLEATPTDSCGYFRETIRRDIRQARERFSGPQLRQELARLQRRLDSVELLSPDIIMNLLLSYRDVQDYSAIIELVETLQALPTCDVAEQHNVCFHYTFALNRRNRPGDRAKALSVLLPLVQLEGSVAPDLYCMCGRIYKDMFFSSGFQDAGHREQAYHWYRKAFDVEPSLHSGINAAVLLIAAGQHFEDSKELRLIGMKLGCLLARKGCVEKMQYYWDVGFYLGAQILANDPTQVVLAAEQLYKLNAPIWYLVSVMETFLLYQHFRPTPEPPGGPPRRAHFWLHFLLQSCQPFKTACAQGDQCLVLVLEMNKVLLPAKLEVRGTDPVSTVTLSLLEPETQDIPSSWTFPVASICGVSASKRDERCCFLYALPPAQDVQLCFPSVGHCQWFCGLIQAWVTNPDSTAPAEEAEGVGEMLEFDYEYTETGERLVLGKGTYGVVYAGRDRHTRVRIAIKEIPERDSRFSQPLHEEIALHRRLRHKNIVRYLGSASQGGYLKIFMEEVPGGSLSSLLRSVWGPLKDNESTISFYTRQILQGLGYLHDNHIVHRDIKGDNVLINTFSGLLKISDFGTSKRLAGITPCTETFTGTLQYMAPEIIDQGPRGYGKAADIWSLGCTVIEMATGRPPFHELGSPQAAMFQVGMYKVHPPMPSSLSAEAQAFLLRTFEPDPRLRASAQTLLGDPFLQPGKRSRSPSSPRHAPRPSDAPSASPTPSANSTTQSQTFPCPQAPSQHPPSPPKRCLSYGGTSQLRVPEEPAAEEPASPEESSGLSLLHQESKRRAMLAAVLEQELPALAENLHQEQEQEQGARLGRNHVEELLRCLGAHIHTPNRRQLAQELRALQGRLRAQGLGPALLHRPLFAFPDAVKQILRKRQIRPHWMFVLDSLLSRAVRAALAVLGPEVEKEAVSPRSEELSKEGDSQQSPGQQSPLPVEPEQGPAPLMVQLSLLRAETDRLREILAGKEREYQALVQRALQRLNEEARTYALAPEPPTALSTDQGLVQWLQELNVDSGTIQMLLNHSFTLHTLLTYATRDDLIYTRIRGGMVCRIWRAILAQRAGSTPVTPGP comes from the exons ATGGCGGGGCCGTGTCCCCGGTCCGGGGCGGAGCGCGCCGGCAGCTGCTGGCAGGACCCGCTGGCCGTGGCGCTGAGCCGGGGCCGGCAGCTCGCGGCGCCCCCGGGCCGGGGCTGCGCGCGGAGCCGGCCGCTCAGCGTGGTCTACGTGCTGACCCGGGAGCCGCAGCCCGGGCTCGAGCCTCGGGAGGGAACCGAGGCGGAGCCGCTGCCCCTGCGCTGCCTGCGCGAGGCTTGCGCGCAGGTCCCCCGGCCGCGGCCGCCCCCGCAGCTGCGCAGCCTGCCCTTCGGGACGCTGGAGCTAGGCGACACCGCGGCTCTGGATGCCTTCTACAACGCGG ATGTGGTGGTGCTGGAGGTGAGCAGCTCGCTGGTACAGCCCTCCCTGTTCTACCACCTTGGTGTGCGTGAGAGCTTCAGCATGACCAACAACGTGCTCCTCTGCTCCCAGGCCGACCTCCCTGACCTGCAGGCCCTGCGG GAGGATGTTTTCCAGAAGAACTCG GATTGCGTTGGCAGCTACACACTGATCCCCTATGTGGTGACGGCCACTGGTCGGGTGCTGTGTGGTGATGCAGGCCTTCTGCGGGGCCTGGCTGATGGGCTGGTACAGGCTGGAGTAGGGACCGAGGCCCTGCTCACTCCCCTGGTGGGCCGGCTTGCCCGCCTGCTGGAGGCCACACCCACAGACTCTTG TGGCTATTTCCGGGAGACCATTCGGCGGGACATCCGGCAGGCGCGGGAGCGGTTCAGTGGGCCACAGCTGCGGCAGGAGCTGGCTCGCCTGCAGCGGAGACTGGACAGCGTGGAGCTGCTGAGCCCCGACATCATCATGAACTTGCTGCTCTCCTACCGCGATGTGCAG GACTACTCGGCCATCATTGAGCTGGTGGAGACGCTGCAGGCCTTGCCCACCTGTGATGTGGCCGAGCAGCATAATGTCTGCTTCCACTACACTTTTGCCCTCAACCG GAGGAACAGACCTGGGGACCGGGCGAAGGCCCTGTCTGTGCTGCTGCCGCTGGTACAGCTTGAGGGCTCTGTGGCGCCCGATCTGTACTGCATGTGTGGCCGTATCTACAAGGACATGTTCTTCAGCTCGGGTTTCCAGGATGCTGGGCACCGGGAGCAGGCCTATCACTG gtATCGCAAGGCTTTTGACGTAGAGCCCAGCCTCCACTCAGGCATCAATGCAGCTGTGCTCCTCATTGCTGCCGGGCAGCACTTTGAGGATTCCAAGGAGCTCCGGCTAATAG GCATGAAGCTGGGCTGCCTGCTGGCCCGCAAAGGCTGCGTGGAGAAGATGCAGTATTACTGGGATGTGGGTTTCTACCTGGGAGCCCAGATCCTCGCCAATGACCCCACCCAGGTGGTGCTGGCTGCAGAGCAGCTGTATAAGCTCAATGCCCCCATATG GTACCTGGTGTCCGTGATGGAGACCTTCCTGCTCTACCAGCACTTCAGGCCCACGCCAGAGCCCCCTGGAGGGCCACCACGCCGTGCCCACTTCTGGCTCCACTTCTTGCTACAGTCCTGCCAACCATTCAAGACAGCCTGTGCCCAGGGCGACCAGTGCTTG GTGCTGGTCCTGGAGATGAACAAGGTGCTGCTGCCTGCAAAGCTTGAGGTTCGGGGTACTGACCCAGTAAGCACAGTGACCCTGAGCCTGCTGGAGCCTGAGACCCAG GACATTCCCTCCAGCTGGACCTTCCCAGTCGCCTCCATATGCGGAGTCAG CGCCTCAAAGCGCGACGAGCGCTGCTGCTTCCTCTATGCACTCCCCCCGGCTCAGGACGTCCAGCTGTGCTTCCCCAGCGTAGGGCACTGCCAGTG GTTCTGCGGCCTGATCCAGGCCTGGGTGACGAACCCGGATTCCACGGCGCCCGCGGAGGAGGCGGAGGGCGTGGGGGAGATGTTGGAG TTTGATTATGAGTACACGGAGACGGGCGAGCGGCTGGTGCTGGGCAAGGGCACGTATGGGGTGGTGTACGCGGGCCGCGATCGCCACACGAGGGTGCGCATCGCCATCAAGGAGATCCCGGAGCGGGACAGCAG GTTCTCTCAGCCCCTGCATGAAGAGATCGCTCTTCACAGACGCCTGCGCCACAAGAACATAGTGCGCTATCTGGGCTCAGCTAGCCAGGGCGGCTACCTTAAGATCTTCATGGAGGAAGTGCCTGGAG GCAGCCTGTCCTCCTTGCTGCGGTCGGTGTGGGGACCCCTGAAGGACAACGAGAGCACCATCAGTTTCTACACCCGCCAGATCCTGCAGGGACTTGGCTACTTGCACGACAACCACATCGTGCACAGGGACATCAAA GGGGACAATGTGCTGATCAACACCTTCAGTGGGCTGCTCAAGATTTCTGACTTCGGCACCTCCAAGCGGCTGGCAGGCATCACACCTTGCACTGAGACCTTCACAG GAACTCTGCAGTATATGGCCCCAGAAATCATTGACCAGGGCCCACGTGGGTATGGGAAAGCAGCTGACATCTGGTCACTGGGCTGCACTGTCATTGAGATGGCCACAGGTCGCCCCCCCTTCCACGAGCTAGGGAGCCCACAGGCTGCCATGTTTCAG GTGGGTATGTACAAGGTCCATCCGCCAATGCCCAGCTCTCTGTCGGCCGAGGCCCAAGCCTTTCTCCTCCGAACTTTTGAGCCAGACCCCCGCCTCCGAGCCAGCGCCCAGACACTGCTGGGGGACCCCTTCCTGCAGCCTGGGAAAAGGAGCCGCAGCCCCAGCTCCCCACGACATGCTCCACGGCCCTCAG ATGCCCCTTCCGCCAGTCCCACTCCTTCAGCCAACTCAACCACCCAGTCTCAGACATTCCCGTGCCCTCAGGCACCCTCTCAGCACCCACCCAGCCCCCCGAAGCGCTGCCTCAGTTATGGGGGCACCAGCCAGCTCCG GGTGCCCGAGGAGCCTGCGGCCGAGGAGCCTGCGTCTCCGGAGGAGAGTTCGGGGCTGAGCCTGCTGCACCAGGAGAGCAAGCGTCGGGCCATGCTGGCCGCAGTATTGGAGCAGGAGCTGCCAGCGCTGGCGGAGAATCTGCaccaggagcaggagcaagagcag gGGGCCCGTCTGGGCAGAAACCATGTGGAAGAGCTGCTGCGCTGCCTCGGGGCACACATCCACACTCCCAACCGCCGGCAGCTGGCCCAGGAGCTGCGGGCGCTGCAAGGACGGCTGAGGGCCCAGGGCCTTGGGCCTGCGCTTCTGCACAGACCGCTGTTTGCCTTCCCGGATGCG GTGAAGCAGATCCTCCGCAAGCGCCAGATCCGTCCACACTGGATGTTCGTTCTGGACTCACTGCTCAGCCGTGCTGTGCGGGCAGCCCTGGCTGTGCTAGGACCGG AGGTGGAGAAGGAGGCGGTCTCACCGAGGTCAGAGGAGCTGAGTAAAGAAGGGGACTCCCAGCAGAGCCCAGGCCAGCAGAGCCCGCTTCCGGTGGAGCCCGAGCAGGGCCCCGCTCCTCTGATGGTGCAGCTGAGCCTCTTGAGGGCAGAGACTGATCG GCTGCGCGAAATCCTGGCGGGGAAGGAACGGGAGTACCAGGCCCTGGTGCAGCGGGCTCTACAGCGGCTGAATGAGGAAGCCCGGACCTATGCCCTGGCCCCAGAGCCTCCAA CTGCTCTTTCAACGGAccagggcctggtgcagtggctacAGGAACTGAATGTGGATTCAGGCACCATCCAAATG
- the MAP3K6 gene encoding mitogen-activated protein kinase kinase kinase 6 isoform X5 has protein sequence MAGPCPRSGAERAGSCWQDPLAVALSRGRQLAAPPGRGCARSRPLSVVYVLTREPQPGLEPREGTEAEPLPLRCLREACAQVPRPRPPPQLRSLPFGTLELGDTAALDAFYNADVVVLEVSSSLVQPSLFYHLGVRESFSMTNNVLLCSQADLPDLQALREDVFQKNSDCVGSYTLIPYVVTATGRVLCGDAGLLRGLADGLVQAGVGTEALLTPLVGRLARLLEATPTDSCGYFRETIRRDIRQARERFSGPQLRQELARLQRRLDSVELLSPDIIMNLLLSYRDVQDYSAIIELVETLQALPTCDVAEQHNVCFHYTFALNRRNRPGDRAKALSVLLPLVQLEGSVAPDLYCMCGRIYKDMFFSSGFQDAGHREQAYHWYRKAFDVEPSLHSGINAAVLLIAAGQHFEDSKELRLIGMKLGCLLARKGCVEKMQYYWDVGFYLGAQILANDPTQVVLAAEQLYKLNAPIWYLVSVMETFLLYQHFRPTPEPPGGPPRRAHFWLHFLLQSCQPFKTACAQGDQCLVLVLEMNKVLLPAKLEVRGTDPVSTVTLSLLEPETQDIPSSWTFPVASICGVSASKRDERCCFLYALPPAQDVQLCFPSVGHCQWFCGLIQAWVTNPDSTAPAEEAEGVGEMLEFDYEYTETGERLVLGKGTYGVVYAGRDRHTRVRIAIKEIPERDSRFSQPLHEEIALHRRLRHKNIVRYLGSASQGGYLKIFMEEVPGGSLSSLLRSVWGPLKDNESTISFYTRQILQGLGYLHDNHIVHRDIKGDNVLINTFSGLLKISDFGTSKRLAGITPCTETFTGTLQYMAPEIIDQGPRGYGKAADIWSLGCTVIEMATGRPPFHELGSPQAAMFQVGMYKVHPPMPSSLSAEAQAFLLRTFEPDPRLRASAQTLLGDPFLQPGKRSRSPSSPRHAPRPSDAPSASPTPSANSTTQSQTFPCPQAPSQHPPSPPKRCLSYGGTSQLRAGFIYVHACEVGIKVGEPGFKPGNRGDWPVAARPQSAARPCAQGARGACGRGACVSGGEFGAEPAAPGEQASGHAGRSIGAGAASAGGESAPGAGARAGGPSGQKPCGRAAALPRGTHPHSQPPAAGPGAAGAARTAEGPGPWACASAQTAVCLPGCGEADPPQAPDPSTLDVRSGLTAQPCCAGSPGCARTGGGEGGGLTEVRGAE, from the exons ATGGCGGGGCCGTGTCCCCGGTCCGGGGCGGAGCGCGCCGGCAGCTGCTGGCAGGACCCGCTGGCCGTGGCGCTGAGCCGGGGCCGGCAGCTCGCGGCGCCCCCGGGCCGGGGCTGCGCGCGGAGCCGGCCGCTCAGCGTGGTCTACGTGCTGACCCGGGAGCCGCAGCCCGGGCTCGAGCCTCGGGAGGGAACCGAGGCGGAGCCGCTGCCCCTGCGCTGCCTGCGCGAGGCTTGCGCGCAGGTCCCCCGGCCGCGGCCGCCCCCGCAGCTGCGCAGCCTGCCCTTCGGGACGCTGGAGCTAGGCGACACCGCGGCTCTGGATGCCTTCTACAACGCGG ATGTGGTGGTGCTGGAGGTGAGCAGCTCGCTGGTACAGCCCTCCCTGTTCTACCACCTTGGTGTGCGTGAGAGCTTCAGCATGACCAACAACGTGCTCCTCTGCTCCCAGGCCGACCTCCCTGACCTGCAGGCCCTGCGG GAGGATGTTTTCCAGAAGAACTCG GATTGCGTTGGCAGCTACACACTGATCCCCTATGTGGTGACGGCCACTGGTCGGGTGCTGTGTGGTGATGCAGGCCTTCTGCGGGGCCTGGCTGATGGGCTGGTACAGGCTGGAGTAGGGACCGAGGCCCTGCTCACTCCCCTGGTGGGCCGGCTTGCCCGCCTGCTGGAGGCCACACCCACAGACTCTTG TGGCTATTTCCGGGAGACCATTCGGCGGGACATCCGGCAGGCGCGGGAGCGGTTCAGTGGGCCACAGCTGCGGCAGGAGCTGGCTCGCCTGCAGCGGAGACTGGACAGCGTGGAGCTGCTGAGCCCCGACATCATCATGAACTTGCTGCTCTCCTACCGCGATGTGCAG GACTACTCGGCCATCATTGAGCTGGTGGAGACGCTGCAGGCCTTGCCCACCTGTGATGTGGCCGAGCAGCATAATGTCTGCTTCCACTACACTTTTGCCCTCAACCG GAGGAACAGACCTGGGGACCGGGCGAAGGCCCTGTCTGTGCTGCTGCCGCTGGTACAGCTTGAGGGCTCTGTGGCGCCCGATCTGTACTGCATGTGTGGCCGTATCTACAAGGACATGTTCTTCAGCTCGGGTTTCCAGGATGCTGGGCACCGGGAGCAGGCCTATCACTG gtATCGCAAGGCTTTTGACGTAGAGCCCAGCCTCCACTCAGGCATCAATGCAGCTGTGCTCCTCATTGCTGCCGGGCAGCACTTTGAGGATTCCAAGGAGCTCCGGCTAATAG GCATGAAGCTGGGCTGCCTGCTGGCCCGCAAAGGCTGCGTGGAGAAGATGCAGTATTACTGGGATGTGGGTTTCTACCTGGGAGCCCAGATCCTCGCCAATGACCCCACCCAGGTGGTGCTGGCTGCAGAGCAGCTGTATAAGCTCAATGCCCCCATATG GTACCTGGTGTCCGTGATGGAGACCTTCCTGCTCTACCAGCACTTCAGGCCCACGCCAGAGCCCCCTGGAGGGCCACCACGCCGTGCCCACTTCTGGCTCCACTTCTTGCTACAGTCCTGCCAACCATTCAAGACAGCCTGTGCCCAGGGCGACCAGTGCTTG GTGCTGGTCCTGGAGATGAACAAGGTGCTGCTGCCTGCAAAGCTTGAGGTTCGGGGTACTGACCCAGTAAGCACAGTGACCCTGAGCCTGCTGGAGCCTGAGACCCAG GACATTCCCTCCAGCTGGACCTTCCCAGTCGCCTCCATATGCGGAGTCAG CGCCTCAAAGCGCGACGAGCGCTGCTGCTTCCTCTATGCACTCCCCCCGGCTCAGGACGTCCAGCTGTGCTTCCCCAGCGTAGGGCACTGCCAGTG GTTCTGCGGCCTGATCCAGGCCTGGGTGACGAACCCGGATTCCACGGCGCCCGCGGAGGAGGCGGAGGGCGTGGGGGAGATGTTGGAG TTTGATTATGAGTACACGGAGACGGGCGAGCGGCTGGTGCTGGGCAAGGGCACGTATGGGGTGGTGTACGCGGGCCGCGATCGCCACACGAGGGTGCGCATCGCCATCAAGGAGATCCCGGAGCGGGACAGCAG GTTCTCTCAGCCCCTGCATGAAGAGATCGCTCTTCACAGACGCCTGCGCCACAAGAACATAGTGCGCTATCTGGGCTCAGCTAGCCAGGGCGGCTACCTTAAGATCTTCATGGAGGAAGTGCCTGGAG GCAGCCTGTCCTCCTTGCTGCGGTCGGTGTGGGGACCCCTGAAGGACAACGAGAGCACCATCAGTTTCTACACCCGCCAGATCCTGCAGGGACTTGGCTACTTGCACGACAACCACATCGTGCACAGGGACATCAAA GGGGACAATGTGCTGATCAACACCTTCAGTGGGCTGCTCAAGATTTCTGACTTCGGCACCTCCAAGCGGCTGGCAGGCATCACACCTTGCACTGAGACCTTCACAG GAACTCTGCAGTATATGGCCCCAGAAATCATTGACCAGGGCCCACGTGGGTATGGGAAAGCAGCTGACATCTGGTCACTGGGCTGCACTGTCATTGAGATGGCCACAGGTCGCCCCCCCTTCCACGAGCTAGGGAGCCCACAGGCTGCCATGTTTCAG GTGGGTATGTACAAGGTCCATCCGCCAATGCCCAGCTCTCTGTCGGCCGAGGCCCAAGCCTTTCTCCTCCGAACTTTTGAGCCAGACCCCCGCCTCCGAGCCAGCGCCCAGACACTGCTGGGGGACCCCTTCCTGCAGCCTGGGAAAAGGAGCCGCAGCCCCAGCTCCCCACGACATGCTCCACGGCCCTCAG ATGCCCCTTCCGCCAGTCCCACTCCTTCAGCCAACTCAACCACCCAGTCTCAGACATTCCCGTGCCCTCAGGCACCCTCTCAGCACCCACCCAGCCCCCCGAAGCGCTGCCTCAGTTATGGGGGCACCAGCCAGCTCCG TGCGGGGTTTATCTATGTTCATGCCTGTGAGGTAGGCATAAAAGTaggagagccaggattcaaacccggCAACAGAGGTGACTGGCCGGTTGCTGCCCGTCCTCAATCAGCAGCTCGCCCTTGTGCCCAGGGTGCCCGAGGAGCCTGCGGCCGAGGAGCCTGCGTCTCCGGAGGAGAGTTCGGGGCTGAGCCTGCTGCACCAGGAGAGCAAGCGTCGGGCCATGCTGGCCGCAGTATTGGAGCAGGAGCTGCCAGCGCTGGCGGAGAATCTGCaccaggagcaggagcaagagcag gGGGCCCGTCTGGGCAGAAACCATGTGGAAGAGCTGCTGCGCTGCCTCGGGGCACACATCCACACTCCCAACCGCCGGCAGCTGGCCCAGGAGCTGCGGGCGCTGCAAGGACGGCTGAGGGCCCAGGGCCTTGGGCCTGCGCTTCTGCACAGACCGCTGTTTGCCTTCCCGGATGCG GTGAAGCAGATCCTCCGCAAGCGCCAGATCCGTCCACACTGGATGTTCGTTCTGGACTCACTGCTCAGCCGTGCTGTGCGGGCAGCCCTGGCTGTGCTAGGACCGG AGGTGGAGAAGGAGGCGGTCTCACCGAGGTCAGAGGAGCTGAGTAA